The following proteins come from a genomic window of Pirellula staleyi DSM 6068:
- a CDS encoding sigma-70 family RNA polymerase sigma factor: protein MSVGETQPINYELHDPDVRLMLDVRKGNAGAFEELVLRYQSRLLTVLEHLVGNRELAEDLAQEVFLRVFRARERYEPGAKFSTWLFTIANNVASNALRSRGRRKEVGVPQQAGASESGAMQLDQMAKANSGLMPTRALDKAEAAEVVRQAIESLSERQRMALLLSKFENMSYQDIASTMELTVQATKSLLSRARVNLRDILAPYVEQGLRPSLTAAAEDDDIDE, encoded by the coding sequence TTGTCGGTAGGCGAAACACAGCCGATCAACTACGAACTGCACGACCCCGACGTGCGGCTGATGCTCGACGTGCGCAAAGGGAATGCCGGCGCGTTCGAGGAGTTGGTGCTGCGGTATCAATCGCGTCTGTTGACGGTGCTTGAGCATTTGGTGGGTAATCGTGAACTGGCTGAAGACCTTGCGCAGGAAGTCTTTTTGCGCGTCTTTCGAGCCCGTGAGCGATATGAGCCGGGAGCCAAGTTTTCGACTTGGCTCTTTACGATCGCGAACAACGTGGCAAGCAATGCGCTGCGTAGTCGTGGGCGTCGTAAGGAAGTTGGTGTACCGCAGCAAGCCGGCGCGAGCGAAAGTGGCGCAATGCAGCTCGACCAAATGGCCAAGGCCAACAGTGGGCTGATGCCGACACGTGCGCTTGATAAGGCGGAAGCTGCTGAAGTGGTTCGGCAAGCGATTGAGTCTCTGAGCGAACGGCAACGTATGGCCCTTTTGCTCTCGAAGTTCGAGAACATGAGCTACCAAGATATTGCCTCGACGATGGAACTGACCGTACAGGCGACCAAGTCGCTGCTGTCGCGAGCCCGCGTGAATTTGCGAGACATTTTAGCGCCGTATGTCGAGCAGGGACTCCGTCCTTCGCTAACGGCAGCTGCCGAGGATGATGATATCGACGAGTAG
- a CDS encoding altronate dehydratase family protein: MATATDRTTPAIYLHPSDNICVAARTLDAGLKLDIAATTITLSSLIKIGHKIAIAPIAKGSFVYKYGQIIGTATCDIAPGDHVHSHNLTNGDFVRDYAKSQAIPAALPPITDRTFLGYRRADGKAGTRNYIAVISTVNCSASVSKYIANRFDQSILKDYPSIDGVIALKHGGGCGLQYGGLQHQILARTLGGMAKHPNIGGFLLIGLGCENAPMGYLLDSQKLIQIDGNKRNMPPVLSMQDLGGTAKTVEAGIRMLGELLPKAADVKRVPIPASEIILGTNCGGSDGNSGVTCNPALGVASDLLVRCGGTTALAETTEIYGAEHLLTRRARTPEVADKLLERIDWWLWHTKMYGVEIDNNPSVGNKEGGLTTIAEKSLGAVAKTGTTALEEVYHYAEPMTAKGFVVMDTPGFDPPSVTGLVAGGANVVVFTTGRGSCFGCKPVPSIKVASNTPMYERMIDDMDINSGEVLHGQSLEAAGQEIFEKILSVASGEKTKSEQHGIGDEEFVPWQVGPTL; encoded by the coding sequence ATGGCCACGGCGACCGATCGCACGACTCCAGCAATCTACCTGCACCCGAGCGACAACATTTGCGTCGCAGCTCGTACGCTCGATGCGGGACTAAAGCTCGACATCGCAGCCACCACGATTACGCTCAGCTCGCTAATCAAGATCGGCCACAAGATCGCCATCGCGCCGATCGCTAAAGGCTCGTTCGTCTACAAATATGGCCAGATCATCGGCACAGCGACCTGCGACATCGCGCCGGGCGATCATGTCCATTCGCACAACCTCACTAACGGCGATTTCGTCCGCGATTACGCCAAATCGCAGGCGATTCCTGCCGCACTGCCACCAATCACCGATCGCACTTTCCTGGGCTATCGCCGCGCCGATGGCAAGGCTGGCACACGCAACTACATCGCGGTGATTTCGACCGTCAATTGCTCGGCATCGGTCAGCAAGTACATCGCTAATCGCTTCGATCAATCGATTCTCAAGGACTATCCCTCGATCGACGGCGTGATCGCGCTGAAGCATGGCGGAGGCTGTGGCCTACAGTACGGCGGTCTGCAACATCAGATCCTCGCCCGCACTCTTGGCGGCATGGCCAAGCATCCCAACATCGGCGGCTTTCTGCTGATCGGCCTCGGCTGCGAGAACGCGCCGATGGGTTACCTGCTCGACTCGCAAAAGCTAATCCAAATCGACGGCAACAAGCGCAACATGCCCCCCGTTCTGTCGATGCAAGATCTCGGCGGAACGGCGAAAACCGTCGAAGCTGGCATTCGCATGCTGGGCGAACTGCTCCCCAAAGCGGCCGACGTAAAGCGAGTCCCCATTCCCGCGAGCGAGATTATCCTCGGCACTAACTGCGGCGGATCGGACGGCAATAGCGGCGTCACTTGTAACCCGGCGCTCGGCGTAGCATCGGACTTGCTTGTCCGCTGCGGAGGTACGACGGCACTTGCTGAAACGACGGAAATCTACGGCGCAGAGCACCTGCTGACGCGCCGCGCTCGCACTCCCGAAGTGGCCGACAAACTGCTCGAGCGGATCGACTGGTGGCTCTGGCACACCAAGATGTACGGCGTTGAGATCGATAACAATCCGTCGGTCGGCAACAAAGAAGGCGGCCTCACGACGATCGCCGAAAAATCGCTCGGTGCAGTCGCGAAAACCGGCACCACGGCGCTCGAAGAAGTGTATCACTACGCCGAGCCAATGACAGCCAAAGGCTTTGTCGTGATGGATACTCCCGGCTTCGATCCACCGAGCGTGACTGGCCTGGTCGCAGGGGGCGCGAATGTGGTCGTCTTCACGACAGGTCGCGGCAGTTGTTTTGGCTGTAAGCCAGTCCCGTCGATCAAGGTGGCGAGCAACACGCCGATGTACGAGCGAATGATCGACGATATGGACATCAACTCGGGCGAAGTGCTGCATGGCCAAAGCCTCGAAGCCGCAGGGCAAGAGATATTCGAGAAGATCCTATCGGTCGCCAGCGGCGAGAAGACCAAGAGCGAACAGCACGGTATCGGCGACGAAGAATTTGTCCCATGGCAAGTCGGGCCGACGTTGTAA
- a CDS encoding RNA polymerase sigma factor, with the protein MEGRRVGDNLLAIAQDIRYITETRFRYSFTLAPSMHDELPNDAHLVAAALAGDDRAFGELAHRYQRAITAVAYSRLGDHAWAEDAVQEALLAAHRWLHTYNSIYSFRTWLWTIVLNQCTRIEQKRGRARRRFSATLEQAEATGQTVAHDPSPLAALVAQETSDHVHLLLDRLPEGQADALRLRFFGQLKFEELAAALGLSESGAKNRVRLGLLQLSAWLQPAATDSTDASQDSPQVAPSRGDSA; encoded by the coding sequence GTGGAAGGCCGCCGAGTGGGCGATAACTTGCTCGCGATCGCCCAAGACATTCGCTATATTACGGAGACTCGCTTCCGCTACTCATTTACGCTCGCCCCTTCGATGCACGACGAATTGCCTAACGACGCACACTTGGTCGCAGCTGCTCTCGCTGGCGACGATCGCGCGTTTGGGGAATTGGCCCATCGCTATCAGCGAGCCATCACTGCTGTCGCCTACAGCCGACTCGGCGATCATGCCTGGGCGGAGGATGCCGTTCAGGAAGCGCTCCTCGCTGCTCACCGCTGGCTCCACACGTACAACAGCATCTACAGCTTTCGCACCTGGCTCTGGACCATCGTGCTGAATCAGTGCACCCGTATCGAGCAGAAACGGGGCCGCGCTCGACGGCGTTTTAGCGCGACACTCGAGCAAGCAGAAGCAACGGGACAAACCGTGGCGCACGATCCTTCTCCGCTGGCCGCGCTCGTGGCCCAAGAGACCAGCGATCACGTGCATCTGCTGCTCGATCGTTTGCCTGAAGGACAAGCCGACGCTCTACGTTTGCGATTCTTCGGTCAACTAAAATTTGAAGAACTCGCCGCTGCACTTGGACTGAGTGAGAGTGGCGCAAAGAATCGTGTCCGCCTCGGTCTACTTCAGCTGAGTGCTTGGCTTCAGCCTGCAGCGACCGATTCTACCGACGCTTCACAAGATTCGCCTCAGGTTGCTCCATCACGAGGAGACTCGGCATGA
- a CDS encoding L,D-transpeptidase family protein, protein MMNSLKSTAVIVVLLGVLYGVYVTLNKPQSDDMSPAGTQSDSSPLDISMPPSSESAAGFSTGYNLGPASQQPSSGYASPATYQDPTTVIAAPPLDPQASRYGSDNSPATTYQPVDSATNLPAPPSNMSGDSIPEGDSGIRRSTYGAPAAEVPAMTDNAAPAGSGAPPLADPSPETAPASTYGVSTPPPAQSMGSDVSDETLRNLAIHQLKQDMVTCEQMIAAGQFREALAILSPHHAKPELPAESREQLHNWLDSLAAKVIYSGEHLLADRYTTRGNESLFDIADKFQVPWQLLQNINGSAVSDPQTVLSGTTLKVVPGPFRAVVDLSEGEVTLYLKDLYAGRFPFELGDERPAVGDYQVADKRRDRTYYGKSGQTITGGDAANPYGGWWIDLGREASIHGSAARATPGATLGCVSLSTLDAKDVYSILSIGSEVAIRP, encoded by the coding sequence ATGATGAATTCACTAAAATCGACGGCTGTGATTGTGGTGCTCTTGGGAGTGCTCTACGGAGTTTATGTCACTCTCAATAAACCACAGTCGGACGATATGTCCCCCGCAGGGACGCAAAGCGACTCGTCGCCGCTAGATATCTCGATGCCACCTTCGAGCGAATCGGCGGCTGGCTTTTCAACGGGCTATAACCTGGGTCCAGCGTCGCAGCAGCCATCGAGCGGCTATGCCTCGCCTGCGACCTATCAAGATCCCACGACCGTGATTGCTGCGCCGCCGCTGGATCCCCAAGCCTCGCGATATGGCAGCGACAATTCTCCTGCGACGACCTATCAACCGGTTGATTCCGCGACCAATTTGCCAGCTCCCCCGAGCAACATGAGTGGCGATTCGATTCCCGAGGGTGATTCCGGAATCCGCCGTAGCACCTATGGTGCTCCTGCAGCCGAAGTCCCTGCGATGACCGACAATGCAGCCCCAGCAGGGAGCGGAGCCCCTCCTCTGGCAGATCCGTCGCCTGAAACCGCGCCAGCGTCGACCTACGGTGTCAGCACGCCCCCCCCGGCCCAGTCGATGGGGAGCGATGTCTCCGACGAAACACTCCGGAACTTGGCGATCCATCAGCTCAAGCAAGACATGGTGACGTGCGAGCAGATGATCGCTGCGGGACAGTTCCGAGAAGCACTAGCGATCCTCTCGCCCCATCATGCGAAACCTGAACTCCCTGCCGAATCTCGCGAGCAATTGCACAACTGGCTCGACTCCTTGGCAGCGAAGGTGATTTACTCTGGCGAACATTTGCTCGCTGATCGTTACACCACGCGGGGGAACGAATCGCTGTTCGACATCGCCGACAAATTTCAAGTTCCTTGGCAACTGCTGCAGAACATCAACGGCTCGGCTGTCAGCGATCCTCAAACGGTTCTTTCAGGAACCACGCTGAAAGTTGTCCCAGGCCCGTTTCGCGCTGTGGTTGATCTCTCCGAGGGGGAAGTCACCCTCTATCTCAAGGATCTGTACGCCGGACGATTTCCGTTTGAGCTGGGGGATGAACGCCCAGCAGTTGGCGACTACCAAGTGGCCGACAAACGTCGCGATCGGACCTATTACGGCAAGAGTGGCCAGACAATCACCGGTGGTGATGCGGCCAATCCTTACGGTGGCTGGTGGATCGATCTCGGTCGTGAAGCTTCAATCCATGGTAGTGCCGCTCGGGCAACTCCCGGCGCGACCCTGGGGTGCGTGAGCCTCAGCACGCTCGATGCCAAGGATGTTTACAGCATTCTGTCGATTGGCTCGGAAGTGGCGATTCGGCCCTAA
- the pyrE gene encoding orotate phosphoribosyltransferase produces the protein MKYDKNALMELVGKLALARGEFKLASGKMSHYYLDCRKVTLDSAGANLIGAGMLELLGSDWPDAVGGMAIGADPITGAVITLAGQTGRPLKGFIVRKEAKAHGTGRDVEGPVLAGESAVIVEDVVTTGGSSLAAIEKAEAFGLKVRGVLAIIDRLEGGAETLAARGYPLQTLLSIRDFGL, from the coding sequence ATGAAGTACGACAAAAACGCGCTCATGGAACTCGTCGGGAAATTGGCTCTAGCGCGAGGCGAGTTCAAGCTCGCGTCGGGAAAAATGAGCCACTACTATCTCGATTGCCGCAAAGTGACGCTCGATAGTGCGGGGGCCAATCTCATCGGCGCTGGGATGCTCGAACTCCTCGGCAGCGACTGGCCCGATGCGGTCGGTGGCATGGCGATCGGCGCCGACCCAATCACCGGCGCGGTGATCACTCTTGCCGGTCAAACTGGTCGCCCTCTCAAGGGATTCATCGTTCGCAAAGAGGCCAAAGCACACGGCACAGGACGCGATGTCGAAGGTCCCGTTCTCGCGGGCGAATCGGCGGTGATTGTCGAGGATGTCGTCACTACCGGTGGCAGTTCGCTGGCCGCTATCGAGAAGGCTGAAGCATTCGGCTTGAAGGTGCGCGGCGTGCTAGCGATCATCGATCGACTCGAAGGTGGCGCAGAAACGCTCGCTGCCCGAGGCTATCCGCTGCAAACGCTGCTGTCGATTCGCGACTTTGGCCTCTGA
- a CDS encoding flavin prenyltransferase UbiX, whose amino-acid sequence MSLPLVVAITGASGAVYAVRLLEVLREAGVDVHLVISPSGAAVIKQELGVDIDLVRFRPDSLLPSAADSAADPKIAAVRHLAGVSTGDSSVLPVATKAPGEIIYHYHTNFMSPIASGSFLTRGMVVCPCSGSTMSGIAHGSSTNLVQRAADVHLKEHRRLVLVPRETPLSTIQLENMRIAAQAGAVVLPAMPGWYHGVKSLQDLIDFIVARILDQLEVPHTLMRRWGDSAST is encoded by the coding sequence ATGAGCCTTCCTCTCGTAGTGGCGATCACCGGTGCCAGTGGTGCCGTGTACGCCGTGCGGCTGCTCGAGGTTCTGCGTGAAGCAGGAGTCGATGTCCATCTGGTGATTAGTCCCAGTGGAGCAGCTGTCATCAAGCAAGAGCTTGGTGTCGATATCGATTTGGTGAGATTCAGGCCCGATTCCCTCCTCCCTTCGGCGGCAGATTCGGCGGCCGATCCAAAGATCGCCGCTGTTCGCCATTTGGCCGGTGTTTCAACGGGCGATAGCAGCGTGCTGCCAGTCGCCACGAAAGCACCGGGAGAGATCATTTACCACTATCACACGAATTTCATGTCGCCGATTGCCAGCGGATCGTTCCTCACGCGGGGCATGGTGGTTTGCCCATGTAGCGGCAGCACGATGAGCGGCATCGCCCACGGCAGCAGTACGAACTTGGTACAGCGTGCTGCCGACGTTCATTTGAAAGAACATCGCCGGCTGGTCTTGGTGCCGCGCGAAACGCCGCTGTCGACCATTCAACTTGAGAACATGCGCATCGCTGCTCAAGCAGGAGCCGTTGTGCTCCCTGCTATGCCAGGTTGGTATCACGGCGTGAAGTCGCTGCAAGACTTGATCGACTTTATCGTCGCGCGAATCCTCGACCAACTCGAGGTTCCACACACGCTGATGCGCCGCTGGGGCGATTCTGCGTCGACCTAA
- the ubiE gene encoding bifunctional demethylmenaquinone methyltransferase/2-methoxy-6-polyprenyl-1,4-benzoquinol methylase UbiE, whose translation MNTTMVDNRAAVDKSGDKVRRMFGEIAPYYDRMNHVLSLNIDRYWRWKTVKRLAPVAGEPILDMCTGTGDLAIAFLKATGGKSEIIASDFCREMLDIGEIKKKKLTSGEQITFIEADAQNLPFETDRFSIVSVAFGLRNVASTEKGLSEMVRVARPGGQVAVLEFSKPEWQPFKAIYGWYFHSVLPRIGQSFAKNDSSAYSYLPASVSQFPSGEELAVKMRDAGLKDVKYYPMTFGIATLYVGVK comes from the coding sequence ATGAACACAACGATGGTCGACAATCGAGCGGCGGTGGACAAATCGGGCGACAAGGTGCGTCGCATGTTTGGCGAAATCGCACCTTACTACGACCGGATGAACCACGTTCTATCCCTGAATATCGACCGATACTGGCGTTGGAAAACAGTCAAGCGCCTCGCCCCCGTCGCAGGCGAGCCGATACTCGACATGTGCACCGGCACCGGCGATCTTGCTATCGCTTTCCTGAAAGCAACTGGCGGGAAATCGGAGATCATCGCGTCGGACTTCTGCCGCGAGATGCTCGACATTGGCGAGATTAAAAAGAAAAAACTGACCTCTGGTGAGCAGATCACCTTTATTGAAGCCGATGCTCAAAACCTGCCGTTCGAGACCGATCGCTTTAGCATTGTGTCGGTGGCATTTGGCCTGCGTAATGTGGCGAGCACCGAAAAGGGGCTGAGCGAAATGGTTCGCGTGGCACGACCCGGGGGCCAAGTAGCGGTGCTTGAATTCTCTAAGCCCGAGTGGCAACCCTTCAAAGCGATCTACGGATGGTACTTTCACTCAGTGCTTCCGCGCATCGGACAAAGCTTTGCTAAGAACGACAGCAGCGCTTATAGCTATCTGCCGGCGAGCGTTAGCCAGTTTCCCTCGGGGGAAGAGCTCGCGGTGAAGATGCGAGATGCTGGACTGAAAGATGTGAAGTATTACCCCATGACCTTTGGCATTGCCACGCTCTATGTGGGTGTGAAATGA
- a CDS encoding SMP-30/gluconolactonase/LRE family protein, which yields MTASLATRAEEPKKDLPKTIGSIESLDPAFAKLVPSTSTIEVLGGGFDWSEGPVWNKADKYLLFSDIPPNRIMKWKEGEGVTLFKEKIGYSGKEPFTGEEPGTNGLVYDSEGRLTMCCHGDRCIKRIEKDGSITVLADKYDGKRLNSPNDLVFHSSGDIYFTDPPYGLPKRENDPAKELDWFGVYRLSKDGKVTLLTKEMTRPNGIGFSSDEKTLYVAQSDPAAAIWKSFPVKQDGTLGESKLLFDATAWFKEGRPGLPDGLAVDSQGHIWATGPGGVYCFTPDGKVLGRINTGEKTANCKFGGDGSVLYITADMYIVRVRTSVKGLGF from the coding sequence ATGACAGCATCTCTCGCCACGCGGGCTGAAGAGCCTAAGAAGGATCTGCCTAAGACGATCGGCAGCATCGAATCGCTCGATCCAGCCTTCGCTAAACTTGTTCCTTCGACGTCGACGATTGAAGTCCTCGGCGGCGGTTTCGACTGGAGTGAAGGACCAGTTTGGAACAAAGCCGATAAGTACTTGCTGTTCTCCGACATTCCACCCAACCGCATCATGAAGTGGAAAGAAGGGGAGGGCGTTACCCTCTTTAAAGAGAAGATCGGCTACTCGGGTAAAGAGCCCTTCACCGGCGAAGAGCCCGGCACCAACGGTCTGGTCTACGACAGTGAAGGTCGGCTGACGATGTGCTGCCACGGCGATCGCTGCATCAAGCGCATCGAGAAAGATGGCAGCATCACCGTGCTCGCCGACAAGTACGACGGCAAACGCCTGAACAGCCCGAACGATCTGGTATTCCACAGCAGCGGCGACATCTACTTCACCGACCCACCTTACGGCCTTCCAAAGCGCGAGAACGATCCTGCGAAAGAGCTCGATTGGTTCGGTGTTTATCGACTGAGCAAAGATGGCAAAGTGACGCTGCTCACCAAAGAAATGACCCGCCCCAACGGCATTGGATTCTCGTCCGACGAGAAGACGCTGTATGTCGCACAGTCCGATCCAGCTGCTGCGATCTGGAAGTCGTTTCCTGTGAAGCAAGATGGCACCCTCGGCGAAAGCAAGCTGCTATTCGATGCGACTGCTTGGTTTAAAGAAGGTCGCCCAGGATTGCCTGATGGACTCGCTGTCGACTCGCAAGGTCACATTTGGGCAACTGGCCCAGGTGGTGTCTATTGCTTCACCCCCGATGGTAAAGTGCTCGGCCGCATCAACACCGGGGAGAAGACAGCCAACTGCAAGTTCGGTGGCGATGGGAGCGTGCTCTACATCACCGCCGACATGTACATTGTCCGCGTTCGTACCTCCGTGAAGGGCCTTGGCTTCTAA
- a CDS encoding nucleoside deaminase produces the protein MTSPHYDHEFLEAAIELARENVRSGKGGPFGSVVVKEGKIIGRGENRVTSSLDPSAHAEIVAIRDACQQQQNFSLAGTTIYASCQPCPMCLSAIYWSRIDRVVFAASGDDAAAAGFDDEWILTNLKLPLGEQPLTIERLVIDGHKSPFQLWAASPGKMEY, from the coding sequence ATGACTTCACCTCACTACGATCACGAGTTTCTTGAGGCAGCCATTGAACTGGCTCGAGAGAACGTGCGCAGTGGCAAAGGGGGTCCGTTTGGCAGTGTGGTGGTGAAAGAGGGGAAGATCATTGGACGGGGCGAGAATCGGGTGACATCGTCGCTCGATCCAAGTGCCCATGCCGAGATCGTGGCGATTCGCGACGCTTGCCAGCAACAGCAGAACTTCTCGCTGGCGGGGACCACTATCTATGCCAGCTGTCAGCCTTGCCCAATGTGCCTCTCGGCCATCTATTGGTCGCGGATCGATCGTGTCGTGTTTGCCGCCAGTGGCGACGATGCTGCTGCTGCCGGTTTCGACGACGAGTGGATCCTCACCAACCTGAAGCTCCCGCTCGGCGAGCAGCCACTCACGATCGAGCGCCTGGTGATCGACGGGCATAAGAGCCCGTTTCAGCTCTGGGCCGCTAGCCCTGGCAAAATGGAATACTAG
- a CDS encoding glycosyltransferase: MQPDLSLIICTYERPENLSRCLASVMGQSIDLSRIEVVIADDGSRDATSAIAHEFAATTPFPVRFVTHPHTGFCPSRCRNEGAAASTSDYLVFLDGDCLIAPNFLATQLRKRRAGVVRIGDCIRLSQSISARIDEQKARSGSYQRLVPWRSRLAALKLAMKDTKHHLLRDPLRPVLTSNNIGIWRQDYERVNGFDEMFIGWGSEDRDFGLRLKRAGLSLQTIMWWTVPVHLWHPPAPSHPKNWLDGPNIAYHNRPARLTQCPRGLRKRSISDLQMLVRLTALQRKQVRIPSWLETNISAEVRPEIEILFASPTSQFTGDADCNILVVPSIAGIDSTLLARAHYFVVSRPIDGIATERQLVPQDLEFLIKSLANPLLPKLGARAAA; encoded by the coding sequence ATGCAGCCCGACCTTTCGCTCATCATTTGCACTTACGAGCGACCTGAAAATCTCTCGCGCTGCCTGGCCAGTGTGATGGGGCAGTCGATCGATTTGTCGCGCATCGAAGTGGTGATCGCCGACGACGGCTCGCGCGATGCAACCTCGGCCATCGCCCACGAGTTCGCCGCCACCACTCCTTTTCCTGTTCGCTTTGTGACACATCCCCACACCGGATTTTGTCCGTCGCGATGTCGCAACGAGGGGGCTGCTGCCAGCACGAGCGACTACCTCGTTTTTCTCGATGGAGATTGCCTGATCGCCCCCAACTTTCTCGCCACGCAGCTGCGCAAACGTCGTGCAGGTGTCGTGCGGATCGGCGATTGCATCCGTCTTTCCCAGTCGATCTCGGCGCGTATCGACGAGCAAAAAGCACGCAGCGGCAGCTATCAGCGTTTGGTCCCTTGGCGCAGCCGACTTGCCGCGCTCAAGCTCGCGATGAAAGACACCAAGCATCATCTGCTGCGCGATCCACTTCGTCCCGTTCTAACGAGCAACAACATCGGCATTTGGCGACAAGACTACGAGCGCGTGAATGGCTTCGATGAAATGTTCATCGGCTGGGGCTCGGAAGATCGCGATTTTGGTCTGCGGCTGAAACGTGCCGGGCTATCGCTGCAAACGATCATGTGGTGGACGGTCCCGGTGCATTTGTGGCATCCCCCTGCACCCTCCCATCCAAAGAACTGGCTCGACGGACCCAACATCGCCTACCACAATCGGCCTGCTCGATTAACGCAGTGCCCACGCGGGCTCCGCAAACGAAGCATCAGCGATCTTCAAATGCTTGTCCGGCTCACTGCTTTGCAGCGTAAACAGGTGCGGATTCCCAGTTGGCTTGAAACCAATATCTCTGCGGAAGTTCGTCCAGAAATCGAAATCCTTTTCGCATCTCCCACGAGTCAATTCACGGGCGATGCCGACTGCAACATCCTGGTCGTTCCCAGTATCGCGGGAATCGATAGCACACTCCTGGCGCGAGCTCATTACTTCGTGGTCAGCAGGCCGATCGATGGCATTGCGACAGAACGGCAACTTGTGCCGCAAGATCTTGAGTTCTTGATCAAGTCGCTTGCGAATCCGCTACTGCCCAAGCTTGGTGCAAGAGCAGCGGCGTAG
- a CDS encoding MFS transporter, whose product MPAVATPRPTTSRREVSSAPSAPHFLGNASAPPALQLSSTAETPAAADLAPAAVRGHRTSPRSDLRASVGDAAGYSVMVGIGETYFAPFALALGTGETFAGLVATLPMLSGALLQLATPWGVHKFGSLKRWIVTCASVQAVALLLMPLAAMIYSTTAAALWVFAAATLYWAAGLATAPAWNTWIEGLVPKTVRTRYFACRSRISQVCTLLGFVAGGIALQVGSNHSWLLAAFAGIFLIAATCRAFSATCLANHSDVGRSQISPRHFSIRELLAHTRSQSSGRLVIYLLLVQTAVQISGPYFTPFMLSEEKLSYFNFMILMGISFAGKVLALTFWGKIARAYGARRLLVIGGLAIVPISSFWVASDWISTSSIPFSVELGGTSMLWELSPRLGYLMFVQLLSGVAWAAYELAMMLMFFEAIPRTERMYMLTLYNFGNAVAMMCGAIIGAIVLQLGGENHAAFLMLFGISSLVRLATVPFLALMPNVKTEILQPAIRVIAVRPDGAIDRPIVSSMSDTHRASDTKLS is encoded by the coding sequence ATGCCCGCCGTCGCCACGCCCAGGCCGACCACCAGTCGCCGGGAAGTTTCGTCTGCTCCGAGTGCCCCTCACTTCTTGGGAAATGCCTCCGCGCCTCCAGCGTTGCAGCTTTCCTCGACAGCGGAAACGCCAGCTGCGGCAGACTTAGCGCCCGCAGCGGTTCGCGGGCATCGCACATCGCCCCGTAGCGACCTTCGCGCGAGTGTCGGCGATGCCGCTGGCTACAGCGTGATGGTAGGCATTGGCGAAACCTACTTCGCCCCCTTCGCCCTCGCACTCGGAACCGGCGAAACCTTTGCGGGACTTGTCGCCACCTTGCCGATGCTTAGCGGTGCGCTACTTCAACTAGCCACCCCTTGGGGCGTGCACAAGTTTGGCTCCCTCAAACGCTGGATCGTCACCTGCGCTAGCGTGCAGGCTGTCGCCCTGCTGCTGATGCCGCTGGCAGCCATGATCTACAGCACAACAGCTGCTGCCTTGTGGGTTTTCGCCGCCGCAACCCTCTACTGGGCCGCCGGTTTAGCGACCGCACCTGCTTGGAACACCTGGATCGAAGGGCTGGTCCCGAAAACCGTTCGCACCCGCTATTTCGCTTGCCGTTCACGCATCAGCCAAGTATGCACACTCCTGGGCTTTGTGGCCGGTGGCATTGCCCTTCAGGTTGGCAGCAATCACTCGTGGCTGCTCGCCGCTTTCGCCGGCATCTTCCTGATCGCCGCCACCTGCCGCGCGTTCTCGGCCACCTGTCTGGCAAACCATAGCGACGTCGGCCGGAGCCAAATCAGCCCCCGCCATTTCAGCATCCGCGAACTACTCGCTCACACGCGTAGCCAATCGAGCGGACGGCTCGTGATCTATCTGCTGCTGGTACAAACCGCAGTGCAGATCAGCGGACCCTACTTCACCCCGTTCATGCTCAGTGAAGAGAAGCTGTCGTACTTCAACTTCATGATCCTGATGGGAATCAGCTTCGCTGGCAAAGTGCTCGCCCTCACCTTCTGGGGCAAAATTGCCCGCGCCTATGGTGCCCGACGACTACTGGTCATCGGTGGCCTCGCAATCGTTCCCATCAGCAGTTTTTGGGTCGCTAGCGACTGGATCAGCACATCGTCGATTCCGTTTTCGGTGGAACTCGGCGGCACGTCGATGCTCTGGGAACTTTCGCCCCGACTCGGTTACCTGATGTTCGTACAACTTCTCTCCGGAGTTGCTTGGGCTGCCTATGAACTCGCCATGATGCTGATGTTCTTCGAAGCGATCCCACGCACCGAGCGGATGTACATGCTCACGCTTTACAACTTTGGCAATGCGGTTGCCATGATGTGCGGTGCTATCATCGGCGCTATCGTGCTACAGCTTGGTGGCGAGAATCACGCCGCGTTCTTAATGCTGTTTGGCATTTCATCGTTGGTGCGGCTAGCGACCGTTCCCTTCCTCGCGTTGATGCCGAACGTGAAGACCGAGATCCTGCAGCCTGCCATCCGAGTGATTGCGGTTCGGCCCGATGGAGCCATCGATCGCCCCATCGTCTCGAGCATGAGCGACACCCATCGCGCGAGCGATACGAAGCTGTCGTAA